The DNA window CAAAAGGACAATCGGCTCCCTTGAGGTAAGCGTCGTCGGTCTGGGGTGCAACAACTTCGGACGGCGCGTCGATGCACAGCAGACAAAGGCGGTGGTGGACGAGGCGCTTGCGTGCGACATCAACTTCTTCGACACGGCCGACATCTACGGCACGGGTGAGTCAGAGGAGCTGCTCGGACGCGCCCTCGGCCCCCGGCGCCCGGACGTCGTCATCGCCACGAAGTTCGGCATGGAGATGGGCCCGGACCGCAAAGGCGGCAGCGCCCGCTGGATCCGCACCGCTGTCGAGGACAGCCTGCGCCGCCTCGGCACGGACGTCATCGACCTGTACCAGATGCACGCGCCGGACCCGGACGTCCCGATCGAAGAGACCCTCGGCACGCTTGACGAGCTCGTGCGCGCAGGCAAGGTGCGCGAGATCGGCTGCTCCAACTTCTCGGGGGCCCAGATCGAGCAGGCCGATACCGTGTCGCGTGACGAGGGGCTGGCGCGGTTCGTGAGCGAGCAGAGCCAGTACAGCCTGCTGCGCAGGGAGGTGGAGTCCGACGTGCTACCCGCCTGCGAGAGGATGGGACTGTCGTTTCTCCCCTACTTCCCGTTGGCCAGCGGCATGCTCACCGGCAAGTACCGCCGGGGGGAGAATCCGCCGGAGGGGACGAGGCTCGCAACGGCCGCGC is part of the Actinomycetota bacterium genome and encodes:
- a CDS encoding aldo/keto reductase, which codes for MNKRTIGSLEVSVVGLGCNNFGRRVDAQQTKAVVDEALACDINFFDTADIYGTGESEELLGRALGPRRPDVVIATKFGMEMGPDRKGGSARWIRTAVEDSLRRLGTDVIDLYQMHAPDPDVPIEETLGTLDELVRAGKVREIGCSNFSGAQIEQADTVSRDEGLARFVSEQSQYSLLRREVESDVLPACERMGLSFLPYFPLASGMLTGKYRRGENPPEGTRLATAAPDRVSQLMSDRSFEIVEKLEAFASERGRTLLELAMSWLAGRPMVASVIAGATKPEQVTSNSQAAGWVLSDEEGAEVDAITAGG